From Heliomicrobium modesticaldum Ice1, a single genomic window includes:
- a CDS encoding Fic family protein, which yields MTIYEKIDRCHKAISEVRPFEGHMLKQLKDYYRIGLTWSSNAIEGNTLTISETKVVLEDGLTIGGRPLRDFYETVGHGQAYDFMFTLIGERRITVEDIKTMHRLFYKSIDEANAGTWRKESVIVSGTEYVFPRPQEIDGQMRKLEKWVKAERKNYHPVTFAALLHLKFVSIHPFIDGNGRTSRLIMNLALIQDGYQLAIIPPVLRPEYNDTIRQYQNKGKSEPFCEFIAERVYETQKEIMRLLHIPFPELS from the coding sequence GTGACCATATATGAAAAAATCGACCGCTGCCACAAGGCTATCAGCGAGGTTCGCCCCTTCGAGGGGCATATGCTGAAGCAGTTGAAAGACTATTACCGCATCGGGCTCACATGGTCGAGTAATGCCATCGAGGGGAATACCCTCACCATCAGCGAGACAAAGGTGGTGCTTGAGGACGGTCTAACCATCGGGGGCAGGCCGCTCCGGGATTTCTATGAGACGGTGGGCCACGGCCAAGCCTATGATTTCATGTTTACCCTGATTGGGGAGCGGCGCATAACTGTGGAGGACATTAAAACCATGCATCGCCTGTTCTACAAAAGCATTGACGAGGCAAACGCTGGCACATGGAGGAAGGAAAGCGTTATCGTCTCCGGTACCGAGTATGTCTTCCCCCGGCCACAGGAAATTGATGGACAAATGCGGAAGCTGGAGAAATGGGTAAAGGCCGAGCGGAAAAATTACCATCCCGTAACCTTTGCCGCGCTGCTGCACCTGAAGTTTGTGTCAATCCACCCGTTCATTGATGGCAACGGCAGAACAAGCCGTCTTATCATGAATTTGGCGCTGATACAAGACGGTTATCAGTTGGCAATTATTCCTCCTGTGCTCCGGCCAGAATATAACGACACCATCCGGCAGTATCAGAACAAGGGTAAGTCTGAGCCGTTCTGTGAATTCATTGCCGAGCGGGTGTATGAAACGCAGAAGGAAATCATGCGGCTGCTGCACATTCCGTTTCCCGAGCTGTCATAA
- a CDS encoding tape measure protein, whose product MGETFRVEIPINVRDNTDPGISQATRKVSAFDRANQKTQERLEKMNRSRYQVILEALDRASSIIGHVSTKARSIAGRTYSFTMKVVDMATAPLKSIWNFATSLQGVILGGSLTAVGFKGLQLSGEMDRAKKSIDFFTGSAEEGTKAFQELVNQAIKSPLYEVPFVVQTAGQLLAAGKNIEFVKRALKDFEQTAYYTGASMSQIELAFYGFKQISAVGTLQMEELRQVTENLNLPLQWVIEELGLTGKAAKNLGDAAIPANEAMEAILKTMEKRFPAKDMQDDLLALESALKETGRMFLWAFGRGMSGPVMRIMQDLSAQLDPTGKKFNSFAGSLEYAGKVVGEKLEQIYKDVKEFLDKFNQGELKNMGLGDKLIYGIEYGLDEASKWLQGAGGKKVEKVFVEMAEIAGRAWMTALGATLKGAGNAAREGNWSGAAALGGMAWMLGAGTLLGIVGKGGKAAIAGGKGLWKTGKWLFGKGSKAADAAADAAKVAGAAAGAADDVADIAKTTKNLKDAAESFRAAANASKEAEKAVKTAEALKTAKQADLEKSARLLKELKKEAAKFGDDIPKGLSGKIMAAEKAVAKGRVDVKKAASHLDDMVNLKNLKAIDYANAREGFVVAKDVANAAKVADKAGDVAGKTGIFSKIAGWFGKSGDDVLKAGSKAAGKGIKGIPVLGTLLGLAASGAVVASAAPENRGRETAGEVGSWLGAIGAGAGAGALVGTLGGGPIGTAVGGIVGGIGGAIGGEAFTEWLYDQKDAIASMGGKVKTAISEFGTKAGESISRFFTETIPNFVTEQIPYAIGYATGSIGKFFTVTLPQVWNDLWTAVGNFFTETIPAWANGAYNTAVNFFTVSVPTFFTNLWNSVYGFFTETLPTWATGAFNKANEFFTQKVPEFFTDLWSSVSTFVTEKIPEYAKALKDSVIGWFGSFRDWASNIWDKVKSSFSAGYEAGSSGGSNVAKHAWGGIMTKPHMGIVAEDGAEGIIPLSPSKRARGLDLWWRTGELLGVRPYGNGGIAGDIPTASAVPVSVGTGNVTQYIQARVEKVEVHPAFHIEGDNLDEENVVTIIKGRIREMADDIGDELAERLARIFANMPVKGGAGA is encoded by the coding sequence ATGGGAGAGACATTTAGAGTTGAAATCCCCATAAACGTCAGGGACAACACAGACCCTGGCATCTCCCAGGCCACGCGCAAGGTAAGCGCCTTTGACAGGGCGAACCAAAAGACGCAGGAACGCCTGGAGAAAATGAATAGAAGCAGATATCAGGTTATTCTTGAAGCCTTAGACAGAGCATCTAGCATTATAGGGCATGTCTCCACGAAGGCACGCAGCATCGCAGGGAGGACTTACAGCTTCACCATGAAAGTGGTTGATATGGCGACAGCTCCGCTTAAGTCCATATGGAACTTTGCGACCTCTCTTCAAGGCGTCATACTCGGGGGCAGCCTGACTGCTGTCGGATTTAAGGGTCTCCAATTGAGCGGTGAGATGGATAGAGCCAAAAAATCGATTGATTTCTTTACCGGTTCAGCGGAAGAGGGAACCAAAGCCTTTCAGGAGTTAGTTAACCAAGCCATCAAATCACCGCTTTATGAAGTGCCGTTTGTGGTTCAGACCGCCGGCCAATTACTTGCAGCCGGTAAAAATATCGAATTCGTCAAAAGGGCGCTAAAAGACTTTGAACAAACCGCATATTACACCGGAGCCAGCATGTCGCAGATTGAATTGGCTTTTTACGGATTTAAACAGATTTCGGCTGTCGGTACATTGCAGATGGAGGAGCTGCGGCAGGTAACAGAGAACTTAAACCTCCCGCTACAATGGGTTATAGAGGAACTGGGCCTGACGGGCAAGGCTGCAAAGAATCTCGGGGATGCCGCCATACCGGCAAACGAGGCTATGGAGGCCATTCTAAAAACCATGGAGAAGAGATTCCCGGCCAAAGATATGCAGGACGACCTTCTGGCCCTGGAATCTGCATTGAAGGAGACGGGCCGAATGTTCCTGTGGGCCTTTGGACGGGGGATGAGCGGGCCGGTGATGCGCATCATGCAAGATTTGTCTGCTCAACTTGACCCGACCGGCAAGAAGTTTAATAGCTTTGCAGGTTCGCTGGAATATGCAGGTAAGGTAGTAGGCGAAAAGCTGGAGCAAATTTATAAGGACGTCAAGGAATTCCTGGATAAGTTCAACCAGGGCGAGCTAAAGAATATGGGCCTGGGAGACAAACTTATTTACGGTATTGAGTACGGGCTGGACGAAGCGAGCAAATGGTTGCAAGGTGCGGGCGGTAAAAAGGTCGAGAAGGTCTTTGTTGAAATGGCCGAGATAGCGGGACGGGCATGGATGACAGCCCTGGGGGCAACCTTGAAAGGAGCCGGAAACGCAGCCAGGGAAGGCAATTGGAGTGGCGCTGCGGCGCTGGGCGGCATGGCCTGGATGCTTGGCGCAGGAACATTGCTTGGTATAGTCGGCAAAGGAGGAAAAGCCGCTATAGCCGGTGGCAAGGGCCTGTGGAAAACCGGAAAATGGTTATTCGGCAAAGGCTCGAAAGCCGCAGATGCTGCAGCAGATGCAGCCAAGGTCGCCGGTGCAGCTGCAGGAGCTGCTGATGATGTTGCTGATATAGCGAAAACAACCAAAAACCTTAAGGATGCGGCAGAATCATTTAGGGCGGCTGCAAACGCTTCGAAAGAGGCAGAGAAAGCCGTAAAGACCGCAGAAGCATTAAAGACTGCTAAACAGGCAGACCTTGAAAAGAGTGCGAGATTGCTGAAGGAGCTGAAAAAAGAAGCGGCCAAATTCGGGGACGATATACCCAAAGGATTGTCCGGTAAGATTATGGCTGCCGAGAAAGCGGTGGCAAAAGGCCGAGTTGATGTTAAAAAGGCGGCGTCGCACCTTGACGACATGGTAAACTTGAAAAATCTTAAAGCGATAGACTACGCAAACGCGAGAGAAGGGTTTGTTGTCGCAAAGGACGTCGCAAACGCAGCTAAAGTAGCGGACAAAGCAGGGGATGTGGCCGGCAAGACGGGCATATTCAGTAAAATTGCAGGATGGTTCGGTAAAAGCGGCGATGATGTCTTAAAAGCAGGGAGCAAAGCTGCAGGAAAAGGCATCAAGGGAATACCTGTATTGGGTACGCTTCTTGGTTTGGCAGCGAGCGGAGCGGTTGTTGCTTCTGCAGCGCCAGAAAACAGAGGAAGAGAAACTGCCGGGGAAGTAGGAAGCTGGTTAGGCGCCATAGGCGCTGGAGCTGGAGCCGGGGCATTGGTTGGCACCCTTGGAGGCGGGCCAATCGGAACCGCTGTCGGTGGCATTGTTGGCGGCATTGGAGGTGCCATAGGCGGAGAAGCATTCACCGAGTGGCTGTATGATCAGAAAGACGCAATAGCTTCAATGGGAGGAAAAGTAAAGACTGCAATTTCCGAGTTTGGGACAAAGGCGGGAGAATCCATCAGTAGATTTTTCACAGAAACAATACCAAACTTCGTGACAGAGCAGATACCTTATGCCATAGGCTATGCGACCGGTTCGATTGGGAAGTTTTTCACCGTAACGCTCCCGCAGGTATGGAACGACTTATGGACAGCTGTAGGGAACTTTTTCACCGAGACAATCCCCGCCTGGGCGAACGGGGCATACAACACGGCGGTAAACTTCTTCACCGTTTCAGTCCCGACGTTTTTCACTAATCTGTGGAATTCCGTGTATGGATTTTTCACGGAGACCTTACCTACATGGGCGACGGGGGCTTTCAACAAAGCAAACGAGTTCTTTACACAAAAAGTTCCTGAGTTTTTCACTGACCTGTGGAGCAGCGTGAGCACCTTTGTGACCGAAAAAATACCGGAATATGCAAAGGCATTAAAGGACAGTGTTATCGGGTGGTTCGGCAGCTTCAGGGATTGGGCAAGCAATATCTGGGACAAGGTAAAATCCAGTTTTTCAGCCGGATATGAAGCTGGTTCAAGCGGCGGCTCCAATGTTGCGAAACATGCATGGGGCGGCATCATGACGAAACCGCATATGGGCATTGTGGCCGAGGACGGAGCCGAGGGCATCATTCCATTAAGCCCAAGCAAGCGCGCAAGAGGTCTCGACCTTTGGTGGCGGACGGGAGAACTGCTGGGTGTGCGACCGTACGGAAACGGCGGGATTGCAGGTGATATTCCCACAGCGAGCGCCGTGCCGGTCAGCGTAGGAACCGGCAACGTGACCCAGTATATTCAGGCAAGGGTGGAAAAAGTCGAGGTACATCCCGCATTTCACATTGAGGGGGATAACCTCGATGAGGAGAACGTCGTGACCATCATAAAGGGACGCATCCGGGAGATGGCCGACGACATCGGCGACGAGCTCGCGGAACGACTGGCCCGTATTTTCGCAAATATGCCGGTGAAGGGAGGGGCCGGGGCTTGA
- a CDS encoding DUF3873 family protein: MLNPRNLANGQEQYETFKSNITRKTAVQYDYRHTDGELFSCVKPTLEACRQAKENWIAKKEAQQ; encoded by the coding sequence ATGTTAAATCCAAGAAACCTGGCCAACGGCCAAGAGCAGTATGAAACCTTCAAGAGCAACATCACCAGGAAGACGGCAGTTCAATACGACTACCGGCACACAGATGGAGAATTGTTCTCCTGCGTTAAACCCACCCTGGAAGCCTGCAGGCAAGCGAAGGAAAACTGGATAGCCAAGAAGGAGGCACAGCAATGA
- a CDS encoding HK97 gp10 family phage protein, with protein sequence MKIDTTEAIKSAVDDAVQKITWEVKSRAFRASNELRNAALTVLRGQRSGRVYKKPGTYGKRMTKQTKALLNDYGHNLRGGQLYRASAPGEPPAVRSGNLRQSWRPRTESEKTGSGLTVRSAITTDVKYAPWLNDGTKDGRIAPRPFEEPIIERAKPRIRRIFKEPYR encoded by the coding sequence TTGAAAATTGACACAACAGAAGCTATAAAAAGCGCAGTAGATGATGCGGTACAAAAAATAACATGGGAAGTAAAATCAAGGGCCTTCAGAGCATCCAACGAGCTCCGCAACGCAGCGCTCACTGTCCTGCGAGGACAACGAAGCGGCAGGGTTTATAAAAAGCCTGGCACATATGGCAAGAGAATGACCAAACAGACAAAAGCATTGCTCAATGACTACGGTCATAACTTGCGGGGCGGGCAGCTGTACCGAGCTTCTGCACCAGGAGAGCCGCCGGCGGTGCGCAGCGGCAACCTGCGCCAAAGCTGGAGGCCAAGAACCGAGTCTGAAAAAACGGGAAGCGGTCTGACCGTAAGGTCGGCAATTACCACCGATGTGAAGTATGCGCCATGGCTTAATGATGGTACAAAAGACGGACGAATAGCCCCTCGCCCGTTCGAGGAGCCTATCATCGAGAGGGCAAAGCCACGCATCAGGCGCATTTTCAAAGAACCGTACAGATAG
- a CDS encoding DUF6431 domain-containing protein: MITATRYTVEYDEARSVYRIRNMEAPVCPQCGLLLSGYDTKKRHVIDSSGAVRWFLLRRLRCPGCGKLHIELPDFMQPKKHYEAQLIMDVLAGHSDSCPADDSTIRRWKKK; the protein is encoded by the coding sequence ATGATTACCGCCACCCGTTACACAGTGGAGTATGACGAAGCCCGGAGCGTTTATAGAATCCGAAATATGGAGGCGCCGGTTTGTCCGCAGTGTGGCCTGCTGCTCTCCGGGTATGATACAAAAAAGCGACATGTAATCGACAGCTCCGGGGCAGTCCGCTGGTTCCTGCTGCGTCGCCTCAGATGCCCTGGCTGCGGTAAGCTGCACATCGAACTTCCCGACTTCATGCAGCCAAAAAAGCATTATGAGGCCCAGTTGATTATGGACGTATTGGCCGGCCACTCTGATTCCTGCCCGGCGGACGACTCGACAATCCGACGATGGAAGAAAAAATAA
- a CDS encoding phage portal protein family protein, with protein MQSNSLKELGRIGQRRYGGFFYEEFLKDLQGRKGIEVYKEMSENDDVIGAILYAIEMLIRQASWSVQPGGPTAKDQEAADFIYSCMDDMSDTWTDTISEILSFLTFGWSAHELVYKRRLGRNSDPRLKSKYTDGLIGWQKLPIRAQDTLWEWLYDDNDNLLGMAQMPPPTFEIIQIPIEKLLLFRTKSRKGNPEGRSILRNAYRSWYFKRRIQEIEGIGIERDLAGFPVLKAPEGMNIWDEDDPDMTAIRLLTEKIVQNIRRDSMEGLSLPAGWELQLLSTGGRRQFDTNAIIERYDTRIAMTVLADFVLLGHQQVGSFALSSDKTELFSMAVGAYLDIICEVFNNQAIPTLIDLNGEHFSGITDYPTLEHGDIESADIQALAAYIKDMTGVGVLVPDDHLEDYVREAAGLPERLDEGTDPNPRQPKRQSSNVKPGKGTYSDIPEELEDDEEAVKKAKERLGRYG; from the coding sequence TTGCAAAGCAATAGCTTAAAAGAATTAGGTCGTATAGGACAGCGCCGCTACGGGGGATTTTTCTACGAAGAGTTTCTCAAGGATTTACAGGGCAGAAAAGGCATCGAGGTGTACAAGGAGATGAGCGAGAACGACGATGTTATCGGCGCCATCCTTTACGCCATAGAAATGCTTATCAGACAGGCAAGCTGGAGCGTGCAGCCGGGAGGCCCCACAGCCAAAGACCAAGAAGCAGCGGACTTTATTTATAGCTGCATGGACGACATGAGCGACACATGGACGGATACCATCTCTGAAATCCTGTCGTTTTTAACTTTTGGTTGGAGTGCTCACGAATTGGTCTACAAGCGGCGCTTAGGCAGGAACAGCGACCCGCGACTAAAGAGTAAGTACACTGATGGATTGATAGGGTGGCAAAAGTTACCCATCAGGGCGCAGGATACTCTCTGGGAGTGGTTATATGATGATAATGACAACCTTCTGGGAATGGCACAGATGCCGCCGCCCACTTTTGAGATAATCCAAATACCAATTGAAAAGCTGCTGCTTTTCAGGACGAAGAGCCGCAAGGGCAACCCTGAAGGGAGAAGCATCCTCCGCAACGCATACCGGAGCTGGTATTTCAAGCGCCGCATTCAAGAGATAGAGGGAATAGGCATCGAGCGCGACCTGGCTGGCTTTCCTGTTTTGAAGGCACCGGAAGGAATGAACATCTGGGACGAGGACGACCCGGACATGACCGCCATTCGCCTGCTGACAGAGAAAATCGTCCAGAACATCCGCCGCGACAGCATGGAAGGCTTGAGCCTCCCGGCAGGCTGGGAGCTACAGCTATTGAGCACCGGTGGCCGGCGCCAGTTCGATACCAACGCCATCATCGAGCGATACGATACCCGAATAGCCATGACTGTCCTTGCAGACTTCGTACTGCTTGGGCACCAGCAAGTGGGCAGCTTTGCCTTGAGCAGCGACAAGACCGAATTATTCTCAATGGCTGTAGGCGCTTACCTCGATATTATCTGCGAGGTTTTCAACAACCAGGCAATACCGACATTGATAGACCTTAACGGTGAGCATTTCAGCGGCATAACCGATTATCCCACCTTGGAGCACGGTGATATTGAGAGCGCGGACATTCAGGCGCTGGCGGCTTATATCAAGGACATGACCGGCGTGGGTGTCTTGGTGCCGGATGACCATCTGGAGGACTATGTAAGAGAGGCGGCGGGATTGCCGGAAAGACTGGACGAGGGCACAGACCCAAACCCAAGACAACCAAAGAGACAAAGCTCTAACGTAAAACCGGGGAAGGGGACATATTCGGACATCCCGGAAGAGTTAGAGGACGACGAGGAAGCGGTAAAAAAAGCGAAAGAGAGACTGGGGAGGTATGGTTAA